One segment of Actinomyces sp. 432 DNA contains the following:
- a CDS encoding site-specific DNA-methyltransferase: protein MITPYYSDDLVTLYHGDCREITDWLTGDVLVTDPPYGMRYRNGQVKLRDDAPIVGDESTDMRDAALALWGAEKPGLAFGRWSVQPPDGEVMRLIWHKAAAGPGMGDLTMPWGTNYEQVHVIGRGWDITATGRHRRGAVYTTREARGGAGGEAAKLGHPTPKPVGLMEQLIGLCPPGTIADPFAGGGRP from the coding sequence ATGATCACCCCCTACTACAGCGATGATCTGGTGACCCTCTACCACGGTGACTGCCGGGAGATCACCGACTGGCTGACCGGTGACGTACTGGTCACCGACCCGCCCTACGGCATGCGATACCGCAACGGGCAGGTCAAGCTCCGTGACGACGCCCCCATCGTGGGCGACGAGAGCACCGACATGCGGGACGCCGCACTTGCCCTATGGGGCGCCGAGAAGCCGGGCCTGGCGTTCGGCCGCTGGTCGGTCCAGCCGCCAGACGGTGAGGTGATGCGCCTCATCTGGCACAAGGCCGCCGCAGGTCCAGGCATGGGCGACCTGACCATGCCGTGGGGCACCAACTACGAGCAGGTGCACGTCATCGGCCGCGGCTGGGACATCACAGCCACCGGCCGCCACCGGCGTGGCGCCGTCTACACCACCCGTGAGGCGCGCGGAGGCGCAGGCGGCGAGGCCGCCAAGCTCGGCCACCCGACGCCGAAGCCGGTCGGGCTCATGGAGCAGCTCATCGGCCTGTGCCCGCCCGGCACCATCGCTGACCCCTTCGCGGGAGGGGGGCGACCCTAG
- a CDS encoding helix-turn-helix domain-containing protein has protein sequence MSTDDPEKISVTVKTAAKITELSEDQIRRAIRSTGGAGELPPLPARRIGRNIRILREDLKAWVAGMPEA, from the coding sequence ATGAGCACCGACGACCCGGAGAAGATCTCCGTCACTGTCAAGACGGCCGCCAAGATCACGGAATTGTCCGAGGACCAGATCCGGCGGGCCATCCGCTCCACCGGCGGCGCGGGCGAGCTGCCGCCGCTGCCGGCGCGCCGCATCGGCCGCAACATTCGGATTCTCCGCGAGGACCTCAAGGCGTGGGTCGCCGGGATGCCGGAGGCGTGA
- the ssb gene encoding single-stranded DNA-binding protein, protein MAHNTVTITGNLAADPELKFTPSGKAVASLTIADTPRRYDQATGQWVDGETLWLRGSLWQEAAENAAESLRKGMRVIATGRLVQRRYTTRDGQDRSVIEMQIDEIGPSLRYARAQVTRNAPRGQQGQPGGQPQQQGGGGWDAPAGGASGDPWATQGGSTESVPF, encoded by the coding sequence ATGGCGCACAACACCGTCACCATCACCGGCAACCTCGCCGCCGACCCCGAGCTGAAGTTCACGCCGTCCGGGAAGGCCGTCGCATCCCTGACGATCGCGGACACGCCCCGCCGCTACGACCAGGCCACCGGCCAGTGGGTCGACGGCGAGACCCTGTGGCTGCGCGGCTCCCTGTGGCAGGAGGCCGCCGAGAACGCCGCCGAGTCCCTGCGCAAGGGGATGCGCGTGATCGCCACCGGCCGCCTCGTGCAGCGCCGGTACACGACCCGCGACGGGCAGGACCGGTCGGTGATCGAGATGCAGATCGACGAGATCGGCCCCTCCCTGCGCTACGCCAGGGCGCAGGTGACCAGGAACGCGCCCCGCGGCCAGCAGGGCCAGCCCGGCGGGCAGCCCCAGCAGCAGGGCGGGGGTGGCTGGGACGCCCCCGCCGGAGGCGCCTCCGGCGACCCGTGGGCCACCCAGGGC
- a CDS encoding DUF4406 domain-containing protein, which produces MRLYLAGHDYTDADPVTQLRAAGHDVRVPAAIATSTVTSGARPGDTAEMARSRACLRMLADCDAIALMPGWRDDADALAAVDWADTVGLPTEDWEAWI; this is translated from the coding sequence ATGAGGCTCTACCTCGCAGGACACGACTACACCGACGCCGACCCGGTGACGCAGCTCCGCGCCGCGGGCCATGACGTGCGCGTCCCCGCAGCAATCGCCACCAGCACCGTCACCAGTGGCGCACGCCCCGGCGACACGGCCGAGATGGCGAGGTCGCGGGCCTGCCTGCGGATGCTCGCCGACTGCGACGCCATCGCCCTAATGCCCGGCTGGCGTGACGACGCGGACGCGCTCGCCGCCGTCGACTGGGCCGACACCGTGGGTCTCCCCACCGAGGACTGGGAGGCGTGGATATGA
- a CDS encoding ImmA/IrrE family metallo-endopeptidase, translating into MRPSLDAVLATAAGQGVAVRWLPLAGTGWRGCYHQPTRTIYLRAGMSDRLAVATLMHELEHAARGDDGHQGRAVEARIDRAVACRLITPSEYRAAEALVGPHPGALAVELDVPRWVVDAYRTTLR; encoded by the coding sequence GTGAGACCATCCCTAGATGCCGTGCTCGCCACCGCCGCCGGGCAGGGTGTGGCCGTGAGGTGGCTGCCTCTCGCCGGCACGGGCTGGCGCGGCTGCTACCACCAGCCCACCCGCACCATCTACCTGCGCGCGGGCATGAGCGACCGCCTCGCCGTGGCGACGCTCATGCACGAGCTGGAGCACGCGGCCCGTGGGGACGACGGACACCAGGGCCGGGCGGTGGAGGCACGGATCGACCGGGCCGTGGCGTGCAGGCTCATCACGCCGTCGGAGTACCGGGCTGCGGAGGCGCTGGTGGGGCCGCACCCGGGGGCGCTGGCCGTCGAGCTGGACGTGCCCCGGTGGGTGGTGGACGCGTACCGGACCACCCTCCGGTAG
- the bet gene encoding phage recombination protein Bet has translation MTGTDLTIRADQTEWTPAQVAALQQLGVADASPADLAVFLHQAQRTGLDPFARQLYMIGRYDRRSGRTKQTIQTGIDGLRLVAARRAERMGVPLSISAAEYADPRTGDFRPVLPAGVAPLAARVTVRLGDGTYEATAYLSEYAQTGRDGSPTGMWARMPMTMLGKCAEAQALRKACPMDLSGIYTAEEMQQADQAAAAEQPQPQPAQGAPSGRERLIAEWLTVHRYDSSDATVQRLAAEAEAAGVDATPDAYRAWLDSQLAASTADSDTVDAVDAEVVDDDGVDVEDTTTDAMDGAEIIGEETVA, from the coding sequence ATGACCGGCACCGACCTCACCATCCGCGCCGACCAGACCGAGTGGACGCCCGCGCAGGTCGCCGCCCTCCAGCAGCTCGGCGTCGCCGACGCGTCACCCGCCGACCTCGCCGTCTTCCTCCACCAGGCCCAGCGCACCGGATTGGACCCTTTCGCCCGGCAGCTGTACATGATCGGCCGCTACGACCGGCGCAGCGGCCGCACCAAGCAGACAATCCAGACCGGTATCGACGGCCTGCGCCTGGTGGCGGCCCGCCGCGCCGAGCGCATGGGCGTGCCACTGTCGATCTCCGCCGCCGAGTACGCCGACCCCCGCACGGGCGACTTCCGGCCGGTGCTCCCCGCCGGGGTGGCGCCCCTCGCCGCCAGGGTCACCGTCAGGCTCGGTGACGGCACCTACGAGGCGACCGCGTACCTGTCTGAGTACGCGCAGACCGGCCGCGACGGCAGCCCGACGGGCATGTGGGCGCGCATGCCGATGACGATGCTCGGCAAGTGCGCGGAGGCGCAGGCGCTGCGCAAGGCGTGCCCGATGGACCTGTCGGGGATCTACACGGCGGAGGAGATGCAGCAGGCGGACCAGGCTGCCGCCGCCGAGCAGCCCCAGCCGCAGCCCGCGCAGGGCGCCCCGTCGGGGCGTGAGCGGCTGATCGCCGAGTGGCTGACCGTCCACCGCTACGACAGCAGCGACGCGACGGTCCAGCGGCTCGCGGCCGAGGCCGAGGCCGCGGGCGTCGACGCCACACCCGACGCCTACCGGGCCTGGCTCGACAGCCAGCTAGCCGCATCCACCGCCGACAGCGACACCGTGGACGCCGTGGACGCCGAGGTGGTCGACGACGACGGCGTGGACGTTGAGGACACCACCACTGACGCCATGGACGGCGCCGAGATCATCGGAGAGGAGACGGTCGCATGA
- a CDS encoding serine/threonine-protein kinase, whose translation MTHSPDSATPASLAGLRAGADVGGYRLLRRLGAGGMGVVWEAVDADGRHVAMKILHPQIAADPMARKRLDREAAVLARVKDSRVARILDIETGDGADGAGVTFVITELVDGPTLQSEVDHEGVYRLDTDIRDLSDLAHGLVDSLSAVHAAGVIHRDLKPSNVMLGMQGPVLIDFGIAQVADDVRLTQTGQVTGTPGFIPPEMLDGGEPTPDVDWYACAGVILFAITGRSPFGAGPWQAVFRRVYAGTPELGDLEETHPALARAFKLALAPDVADRLSVPELLEVLDEIADGGTGENALSRAVPDTAVDESDTTTGTYGAVAGPGYGAPVRPAGPSLPSSPTAAAAVTAASSESSAGTASGYGVVSSAPPGAYGFLSAPASQPDTAGVEASASAAGAVRPAPHAVAVTSGPVDRAVPPSYTPGTGAVPVRQEADSGAVAVRPPQVQPSPPQVQPSPQPGAVPEWALEPRRHRSVAAVFFLMLVALSLPIPGWIGLAFSLLVVIAGTVGRADDARRWRRLRNGYVSGTDNSRMWASMPWYLVRSLAAAAASCAVGALVAVVIFSVTGNALGFGPADSATVLASWSDYHRVGFCLVPASAAYMLVSWFIPWGRLPAGAAPA comes from the coding sequence ATGACGCACAGCCCCGACAGCGCAACGCCCGCCTCCCTGGCAGGACTGCGCGCGGGAGCCGACGTCGGCGGTTACCGGCTCCTGCGCCGCCTGGGTGCGGGCGGCATGGGAGTGGTCTGGGAGGCCGTTGACGCAGACGGTCGGCACGTGGCCATGAAGATCCTCCACCCGCAGATCGCGGCCGACCCGATGGCCCGCAAGCGGCTGGACCGTGAGGCCGCCGTGCTCGCCCGGGTCAAGGACTCCCGCGTGGCCCGCATCCTCGACATTGAGACCGGCGACGGCGCGGATGGCGCCGGCGTCACCTTCGTCATCACCGAGCTCGTGGACGGGCCCACCCTGCAAAGCGAAGTCGACCACGAGGGCGTCTACCGGCTGGACACCGACATCCGTGACCTGTCCGATCTCGCGCACGGCCTGGTCGACTCCTTGTCCGCCGTGCACGCCGCCGGCGTGATTCACCGCGACCTGAAGCCCTCCAACGTGATGCTCGGGATGCAGGGGCCGGTGCTGATCGACTTCGGTATCGCGCAGGTGGCCGACGACGTCCGCCTCACCCAGACCGGTCAGGTCACCGGCACTCCCGGCTTCATCCCGCCCGAGATGCTCGACGGCGGTGAGCCCACCCCGGACGTGGACTGGTACGCCTGCGCGGGCGTGATCCTGTTCGCCATCACGGGCCGCTCGCCCTTCGGCGCCGGCCCTTGGCAGGCGGTGTTCCGCCGGGTCTATGCCGGCACCCCGGAGCTGGGGGACCTGGAGGAGACGCACCCCGCCCTCGCCCGTGCCTTCAAGCTGGCGCTGGCGCCCGACGTCGCCGACCGCCTGTCCGTGCCGGAGCTGCTGGAGGTTCTTGATGAGATCGCCGACGGCGGCACCGGGGAGAACGCCTTGTCGCGGGCGGTGCCGGATACGGCGGTGGACGAGTCGGACACCACGACCGGAACCTACGGGGCCGTAGCGGGCCCGGGGTACGGCGCGCCGGTCAGGCCCGCCGGTCCCTCGCTCCCCAGCAGCCCGACGGCCGCCGCAGCGGTGACCGCCGCGAGCTCAGAGAGCTCAGCCGGCACGGCCTCCGGGTACGGGGTGGTGTCCTCCGCCCCTCCAGGCGCATATGGATTCCTCTCCGCCCCGGCATCGCAGCCCGACACCGCCGGCGTGGAGGCCTCCGCCTCCGCGGCGGGGGCTGTGCGCCCTGCCCCGCACGCCGTCGCAGTCACCTCCGGCCCGGTGGACCGGGCGGTGCCGCCGTCGTACACGCCGGGCACCGGTGCGGTGCCCGTCCGGCAAGAGGCGGACTCGGGCGCGGTAGCGGTAAGGCCGCCCCAGGTGCAGCCGAGCCCGCCGCAGGTGCAGCCGAGCCCGCAGCCGGGGGCCGTCCCCGAATGGGCGCTCGAGCCCAGGCGGCACCGGTCGGTCGCAGCCGTCTTCTTCCTGATGCTGGTGGCGTTGTCGCTGCCCATTCCGGGGTGGATTGGGCTGGCGTTCTCCCTGCTGGTCGTGATTGCCGGCACCGTGGGGCGGGCGGATGACGCCCGTCGGTGGCGCCGTCTGAGGAACGGCTACGTGTCCGGCACCGACAACTCGCGCATGTGGGCGTCAATGCCGTGGTACCTGGTGCGGTCCCTGGCGGCGGCCGCAGCGTCCTGCGCCGTTGGTGCGCTGGTGGCCGTAGTGATCTTCTCCGTCACCGGCAACGCACTCGGATTCGGCCCGGCGGACAGCGCCACCGTGCTGGCCTCGTGGAGCGACTACCACCGGGTGGGCTTCTGCCTGGTGCCCGCCAGTGCCGCATACATGCTGGTGTCCTGGTTCATTCCCTGGGGGCGCCTACCCGCCGGGGCGGCGCCCGCATGA
- a CDS encoding helix-turn-helix domain-containing protein, giving the protein MSRNPIRFCGIDQEVSGVVRAELSRAHISQAEMARRLHMHPNVFGRKARGQVAFSAAELVDVAAELGTTAAALIDEADTRYRATHAAETEAA; this is encoded by the coding sequence ATGAGCCGAAACCCAATTAGGTTCTGTGGCATCGACCAGGAGGTCTCCGGCGTCGTCCGCGCAGAACTCAGCCGAGCCCACATCAGCCAGGCCGAGATGGCCCGCCGCCTCCACATGCACCCGAACGTGTTCGGGCGGAAGGCGCGCGGTCAGGTGGCGTTCTCCGCCGCCGAGCTGGTGGATGTGGCGGCCGAGCTGGGCACGACCGCCGCCGCACTGATCGACGAGGCCGATACCCGGTACCGCGCCACCCACGCCGCCGAGACCGAGGCGGCCTGA
- a CDS encoding helix-turn-helix domain-containing protein, which produces MAHAKQLRTVDRLAQSLLADAVRSAGVKHADIGARTGLSQNRVSKILRLDTPPATVGEIAAIAGAIGYSAAEIIGRAEAIAASDPDWADVVQIDDQEPSGDAEVVQLRPGWPEGLPPAEELAAQDQPGAEQEDEEGMWTP; this is translated from the coding sequence ATGGCCCACGCAAAGCAACTCCGCACAGTCGACCGCCTAGCCCAGTCGCTCCTTGCCGACGCGGTACGCAGCGCCGGCGTCAAGCACGCGGACATCGGCGCTAGGACCGGCCTGTCCCAGAACCGGGTATCGAAGATCCTGCGCCTGGACACACCGCCCGCCACCGTCGGCGAGATCGCAGCCATCGCGGGCGCCATCGGGTACAGCGCCGCCGAGATAATCGGGCGAGCGGAGGCAATCGCCGCCAGCGATCCCGACTGGGCCGACGTCGTGCAGATCGACGATCAGGAGCCCAGTGGCGACGCCGAGGTGGTGCAGCTGCGGCCAGGCTGGCCCGAGGGACTCCCCCCGGCCGAGGAGCTGGCCGCACAGGACCAGCCGGGCGCCGAGCAGGAGGACGAGGAGGGCATGTGGACGCCCTAG
- a CDS encoding DUF4032 domain-containing protein: MPQSMQITAATIDPALLDLPWEIPLEEWPTDVLAALPRGLSRHIVRFVNLSERVIAVKEIGEEVAYREYELLRDLVRLGAPCVTPTAVITGRKGLDGSILNSVLVTEHLSYSLPYRALFSQYMRPETATRLIDALAVLLVRLHLLGFYWGDVSLSNTLFRRDAGAFAAYLVDAETGELHTEGLTEGKRLYDIDIARTNIIGELMDLQAGALLEPSVDTIEVGDRIVSRYTELWDVLTAEEAFDLGERWRVRSRIEKLNKLGFDVGELTMKTEADGSGTRMVIQPKVVDAGYYHRRIMRLTGLDVQERQGQRMLNDLETFRTVTGRKDEPVEQVAHAWLSEVFEPTISAVPMELRRKLEPAEIFHEVLEHRWYMSEQSRRDVTTEEAVADYVNTVLPQRPDEQAYLSLGDTQEMEAIFSDDEPVPADDEEFAALDEATAAAFELNPMGFTAGMKFKGE; this comes from the coding sequence ATGCCCCAGTCCATGCAGATCACTGCGGCCACGATTGACCCGGCGCTGCTTGATCTCCCGTGGGAAATCCCATTGGAGGAGTGGCCGACCGACGTGCTTGCCGCCCTCCCGCGGGGGCTGTCGCGCCACATTGTGCGCTTCGTGAACCTGTCCGAGCGGGTCATCGCCGTCAAGGAGATCGGCGAGGAGGTCGCTTACCGCGAGTACGAGCTGCTGCGGGACCTGGTCAGGCTCGGGGCGCCCTGCGTGACGCCGACGGCGGTCATCACCGGACGCAAGGGCCTGGACGGCTCCATCCTCAACTCGGTGCTGGTCACCGAGCACCTGTCCTACTCGCTGCCCTACCGGGCGCTGTTCAGCCAGTACATGCGCCCGGAGACCGCCACCCGCCTGATTGACGCCCTCGCCGTACTGCTGGTGCGCCTGCACCTACTGGGCTTCTACTGGGGGGACGTGTCCTTGTCCAACACGCTTTTCCGCCGTGATGCGGGCGCGTTTGCCGCCTATCTGGTGGACGCCGAGACCGGTGAGCTGCACACCGAGGGCCTGACCGAGGGCAAGCGGTTGTACGACATCGATATCGCCCGCACAAACATCATCGGCGAGCTCATGGACTTGCAGGCCGGCGCCCTGCTGGAGCCCAGCGTGGACACCATTGAGGTGGGTGACCGGATCGTCAGCCGGTACACGGAGCTGTGGGACGTGCTGACTGCGGAGGAGGCCTTTGACCTGGGTGAGCGGTGGCGAGTGCGCTCACGCATTGAGAAGCTGAACAAGTTGGGATTCGACGTCGGCGAGCTGACCATGAAGACCGAGGCGGACGGCTCCGGCACGCGCATGGTCATTCAGCCGAAGGTTGTGGACGCCGGCTACTACCACCGCCGGATCATGCGTCTGACCGGTCTGGATGTACAGGAGCGCCAGGGTCAGCGGATGCTCAACGACCTGGAGACCTTCCGTACGGTCACCGGCCGTAAGGATGAGCCTGTGGAGCAGGTGGCGCACGCCTGGTTGTCGGAGGTGTTCGAACCCACTATCTCCGCCGTCCCGATGGAACTACGGCGCAAGCTGGAGCCGGCGGAGATCTTCCACGAGGTGCTCGAGCACCGCTGGTACATGTCTGAGCAGAGCAGGCGCGATGTCACCACCGAGGAGGCCGTGGCGGACTACGTCAACACGGTTCTGCCGCAGCGCCCGGACGAGCAGGCGTACCTGTCGCTGGGCGACACCCAGGAGATGGAGGCCATCTTCAGCGACGACGAGCCCGTGCCCGCCGACGACGAGGAGTTCGCCGCCCTCGACGAGGCCACCGCCGCCGCCTTCGAGCTCAACCCCATGGGCTTCACCGCCGGCATGAAGTTCAAGGGCGAGTAG
- a CDS encoding DsbA family protein, whose protein sequence is MASNQPRPTKAERREAARAKARALREEQERRERRARITRRSFLGVGGLAVAGTVAAVVIAGRDEEALGGKIVTDLASGDGIPATIRADGSLVFGSDLQPGTSTDGAQNLHIYFDYSCHHCANFEELHKTEIETLLGDGTINLVLHTSRSLGNSWSDMVCNAMGVVLDQEPTSAFAFHHAVMTRFSEIYARGDFSAINAESVTQAATEAGVGDAVVEQIASAITANTYGAWLDLCDKTFAEAAITGTPTVALGSEKLELTDIATETGITDRIRGGSGSSAQ, encoded by the coding sequence GTGGCCTCTAATCAGCCCCGTCCCACCAAGGCCGAGCGTCGAGAGGCGGCCCGTGCCAAGGCGCGGGCACTGCGTGAAGAGCAGGAGCGCCGGGAGCGCCGCGCCCGGATCACGCGCCGCAGCTTCCTGGGCGTAGGCGGGCTGGCCGTAGCCGGAACCGTGGCCGCGGTAGTGATCGCCGGGCGCGATGAGGAAGCCCTGGGTGGGAAGATCGTGACGGACCTTGCCAGCGGTGACGGAATTCCGGCAACCATTCGTGCCGACGGGTCACTCGTCTTCGGTTCCGACCTCCAGCCCGGCACTAGCACGGACGGCGCCCAGAACCTGCACATCTACTTTGACTACTCCTGCCACCACTGTGCCAACTTCGAGGAACTCCACAAGACGGAGATCGAGACGCTACTGGGTGACGGCACGATCAACCTGGTGCTGCACACTTCGCGGTCCCTCGGGAACAGCTGGAGTGACATGGTGTGCAATGCCATGGGCGTGGTCCTGGATCAGGAGCCGACCTCCGCGTTCGCCTTCCACCATGCGGTCATGACTCGATTCTCAGAGATCTACGCCCGCGGGGACTTCTCGGCCATCAACGCCGAGTCGGTCACGCAGGCTGCGACAGAGGCGGGCGTCGGCGATGCCGTCGTCGAGCAGATCGCCTCCGCCATCACGGCGAACACCTATGGCGCCTGGCTCGACCTGTGTGACAAGACCTTCGCGGAGGCCGCGATCACCGGCACGCCGACAGTCGCCCTGGGAAGCGAGAAGCTTGAGCTGACCGATATCGCCACGGAGACCGGCATCACCGACCGCATCCGGGGAGGCTCCGGTTCCTCCGCGCAGTAG
- a CDS encoding phage antirepressor: MSGIITEADVPNVNSGNAEADAPSLFDFDGQNVRVIVIDGAPWFVLADLCKVLGLTSPAKVAERLGDGVSRTHPIQDSLGRTQQATIVNESGMYRVILRSDKPDALKFQAWITDEVLPSIRQRGGYLTPAAVEKALTDPDFIIGLATSLKEERAKRAALEAQVEEDRPHTRLGKAISASGGELLVKQVADAITQEGVPVNQAQLFRWLRGHGWLCRNQGALWNAPTKWALERGYVRSVVTLITTGHGEVEKTTPKITGPGQADLIEGFTTGRYTLDEGVAA, from the coding sequence ATGAGCGGGATCATCACCGAAGCCGACGTACCCAACGTCAACAGCGGCAACGCCGAGGCTGACGCGCCCAGCCTGTTTGACTTCGACGGCCAGAACGTCCGCGTGATCGTCATCGACGGCGCTCCCTGGTTCGTCCTCGCTGACCTTTGCAAGGTGCTGGGCTTGACCTCACCGGCCAAGGTGGCGGAGCGCCTGGGGGATGGGGTGAGCCGAACTCACCCCATCCAGGACTCCCTGGGGCGGACTCAGCAGGCGACCATCGTCAACGAGTCCGGCATGTACCGGGTCATCCTCCGCTCTGACAAGCCCGACGCGCTGAAGTTTCAGGCGTGGATCACTGATGAGGTGCTGCCGTCGATCCGGCAGCGGGGCGGCTACCTCACCCCCGCCGCGGTCGAGAAAGCGCTGACCGACCCGGACTTCATCATCGGCCTGGCGACCAGCCTGAAGGAGGAGCGTGCGAAGCGTGCGGCGCTGGAGGCGCAGGTTGAGGAGGATCGCCCGCACACGCGCCTCGGCAAGGCCATCTCCGCGTCCGGTGGGGAGCTGCTGGTGAAGCAGGTCGCCGACGCGATCACGCAGGAGGGCGTGCCCGTCAACCAGGCGCAGCTTTTCCGGTGGCTGCGTGGGCACGGGTGGCTGTGCCGCAACCAGGGCGCGTTGTGGAATGCGCCGACGAAGTGGGCGCTGGAGCGCGGCTACGTGCGCTCGGTGGTCACCCTGATCACTACCGGTCACGGTGAGGTCGAGAAGACCACGCCGAAGATCACCGGCCCCGGGCAGGCCGACCTGATCGAGGGCTTCACGACCGGCCGCTACACGCTCGACGAGGGGGTGGCGGCATGA
- a CDS encoding ABC transporter ATP-binding protein, producing the protein MATVTFDHATRIYPGNDTPSVDSLNLEIADGEFLVLVGPSGCGKSTSLRMLAGLEDVNSGRILIGDRDVTDVQPKDRDIAMVFQNYALYPHMSVHDNMGFALKIAGTPKDEIDRRVKEAAKILGLTEYLDRKPKALSGGQRQRVAMGRAIVRKPKVFLMDEPLSNLDAKLRVQTRTQIASLQRSLGVTTVYVTHDQTEALTMGDRIAVLKDGVLQQVGTPREMYDKPANDFVAGFIGSPAMNLGRFTVSDGVASIGAARVPLSRATLDALVPEDNNKVVIGFRPESLEVVSAEDQHSIPVRLSFVEELGSDAYIYGELVGAEGSEDKLGSGEDSSQIIVRVPPRTAPEPGETVYVRIKPGEEHIFSASTGKRLPA; encoded by the coding sequence ATGGCAACTGTCACTTTTGATCATGCCACCCGTATCTACCCGGGGAACGACACCCCGTCGGTGGACAGCCTGAACCTTGAGATCGCCGACGGCGAGTTCCTGGTTCTCGTAGGCCCCTCGGGCTGCGGAAAGTCGACCTCCCTGCGCATGCTCGCAGGGCTCGAGGACGTCAACTCCGGCCGCATCCTCATCGGCGACCGCGACGTGACCGACGTCCAGCCCAAGGACCGTGACATCGCCATGGTCTTCCAGAACTACGCCCTGTACCCGCACATGTCTGTGCACGACAACATGGGCTTCGCCCTCAAGATCGCCGGTACTCCCAAGGATGAGATCGACCGGCGCGTCAAGGAGGCCGCCAAGATCCTCGGCCTGACCGAGTACCTGGACCGCAAGCCGAAGGCACTGTCCGGTGGTCAGCGCCAGCGTGTGGCCATGGGCCGCGCCATCGTGCGCAAGCCCAAGGTCTTCCTGATGGACGAGCCGCTGTCCAACCTGGACGCCAAGCTGCGCGTGCAGACGCGTACGCAGATCGCGTCCCTGCAGCGCTCGCTCGGCGTCACCACCGTCTACGTCACCCACGACCAGACGGAGGCGCTGACCATGGGTGACCGCATCGCGGTCCTCAAGGACGGCGTGCTCCAGCAGGTCGGCACTCCGCGCGAGATGTACGACAAGCCGGCCAACGACTTCGTGGCGGGCTTCATCGGCTCCCCCGCCATGAACCTGGGCCGGTTCACGGTCAGCGACGGCGTTGCCTCCATCGGCGCCGCGCGCGTCCCGCTGTCCCGGGCCACGCTCGACGCCCTCGTCCCGGAGGACAACAACAAGGTCGTCATCGGCTTCCGCCCCGAGTCCCTCGAGGTTGTCTCCGCTGAGGACCAGCACTCCATCCCGGTGCGCCTGTCCTTCGTTGAGGAGCTGGGCAGCGACGCCTACATCTACGGCGAGCTGGTCGGCGCCGAGGGCTCAGAGGACAAGCTCGGTTCCGGCGAGGACTCCAGCCAGATCATCGTCCGCGTGCCTCCGCGTACCGCGCCGGAGCCTGGTGAGACGGTGTACGTGCGCATCAAGCCGGGCGAGGAGCACATCTTCTCCGCCTCCACCGGCAAGCGTCTGCCCGCCTGA